A single region of the Nocardioides aquaticus genome encodes:
- a CDS encoding type IV secretory system conjugative DNA transfer family protein: MKLRFDPWDVGWRIGDAHEPRGGELWVPWDRTAGVIGPQGSGKTLDLLTPALLGAPGAALVTLTKVEDLLLSLTERSRDDRPCVVLDPLGLAEGIWGHGVDELTWDPIAGCVDPKVAERRAKAFTAGTVKGAINGGTGDEAARFYAAESAKVLQGYFHAAALTGKTLEDVLQWIANPTAASQPMEILRRHPHAEPFWHGLLHGALNGDDRTAGNTITTVQQAVSLFFQAETRRRCIPGHRRPATDLADVIRRRGTIYLLGREDPYASASPLMTAVTEHVLDTGLLLANSSPWGGRLCPPLVSVLDELPSTAPLPTLRTRMANERALGLSFIWAAQTRPQLTSIFGEHEARSLLGLTNTLVMFGGSKDVQFNQEISDLLGTVRVGRVTHQAGGTHGGGRSYSADDIPIMRPEEVRQLPERQALVIAENGKPIIAKLHRCVEGKAGARLLADQRTLRQELTSDRRMVVTPNARAAAALAEARRLGFVDDDTDHVTTHGDNRARTGR; the protein is encoded by the coding sequence ATGAAGCTGCGATTCGACCCATGGGACGTCGGCTGGCGCATCGGAGACGCCCACGAGCCTCGCGGCGGCGAGCTGTGGGTCCCGTGGGACCGCACCGCCGGCGTGATCGGCCCGCAGGGCTCCGGCAAGACCCTCGACCTGCTCACCCCAGCACTCCTCGGTGCCCCCGGAGCCGCGCTGGTGACGCTCACGAAGGTCGAGGACCTGCTGCTCAGCCTCACCGAACGCTCCCGCGACGACCGGCCCTGCGTCGTGCTCGACCCGCTAGGGCTCGCCGAGGGGATCTGGGGCCACGGCGTCGACGAGCTGACCTGGGACCCGATCGCCGGGTGCGTCGACCCCAAGGTGGCCGAGCGCCGCGCCAAGGCCTTCACCGCCGGCACCGTCAAGGGTGCGATCAACGGCGGCACCGGCGACGAGGCAGCCCGGTTCTACGCCGCAGAGTCGGCCAAGGTGCTGCAGGGCTACTTCCACGCCGCGGCGCTGACCGGCAAGACGCTCGAGGACGTGCTGCAGTGGATCGCCAACCCGACCGCAGCCTCACAACCGATGGAGATCCTGCGCCGACACCCGCACGCCGAACCGTTCTGGCACGGCCTACTCCACGGTGCGCTCAACGGCGACGACCGCACCGCCGGCAACACAATCACCACGGTGCAGCAGGCGGTCTCCCTGTTCTTCCAGGCCGAAACCCGCCGCCGCTGCATCCCCGGCCACCGACGGCCTGCGACCGACCTCGCCGACGTGATCCGGCGCCGCGGCACCATCTACCTCCTCGGCCGCGAAGACCCCTACGCGAGCGCTAGCCCGCTGATGACTGCCGTCACCGAGCACGTGCTGGACACCGGACTGCTGCTGGCCAACAGCTCCCCGTGGGGCGGGCGGCTGTGCCCACCGCTGGTCTCGGTGCTCGACGAGCTGCCATCGACCGCGCCGCTGCCGACCCTGCGCACCCGGATGGCCAACGAACGCGCCCTCGGACTCTCGTTCATCTGGGCCGCGCAGACCCGGCCACAGCTGACCAGCATCTTCGGTGAGCACGAGGCCCGGTCGCTGCTCGGCCTCACCAACACCCTGGTCATGTTCGGCGGGTCCAAAGACGTCCAGTTCAACCAGGAGATCTCCGACCTCCTCGGCACGGTCCGCGTCGGCCGCGTCACCCACCAGGCCGGTGGAACCCACGGCGGCGGCCGCAGCTACTCCGCGGACGACATCCCGATCATGCGACCCGAGGAAGTCCGCCAGCTGCCCGAGCGCCAGGCGCTCGTGATCGCCGAGAACGGCAAACCGATCATCGCCAAGCTCCACCGCTGCGTCGAAGGCAAGGCCGGTGCCCGTCTGCTCGCCGACCAGCGAACGCTGCGCCAGGAACTAACCAGCGACCGGCGCATGGTCGTCACCCCCAACGCCCGCGCGGCCGCCGCCCTCGCCGAGGCGCGGCGCCTCGGCTTCGTCGACGACGACACCGACCACGTCACCACCCACGGCGACAACCGCGCAAGGACCGGGCGGTGA
- a CDS encoding M48 family metalloprotease — MSEPARDAALILLTVAYLGGAVLLLVALAKVLLAWATSWRPAKDDDDPGDIDGLRQLAATAMAAVASRASVAAPAVDVVAVLGAPLANSGGPVTGDGGLAVTRFRVGRPPTVVFATPALTGLSPAAVHSLAAHELAHVIRREHGSAAGRYVWLVGYLVLMVAGAGLSVTALATSPQLGGLALMATLATAVMFLGLQVAFDRREEIAADLFAAELTHDLEAAAELMRFLDEYVTRPLLDGRSARAVTRLDRRWFATHPPATARLAAMRSHLVHRHGR, encoded by the coding sequence ATGTCCGAACCGGCCCGCGACGCGGCCCTCATCCTGCTGACCGTCGCCTATCTCGGCGGTGCCGTGCTGTTGCTCGTGGCGCTGGCCAAGGTCCTCCTTGCCTGGGCGACCAGTTGGCGACCAGCCAAGGACGACGACGACCCGGGTGACATCGACGGCCTGCGACAGCTGGCCGCCACAGCGATGGCCGCGGTGGCGTCACGCGCGAGTGTGGCGGCGCCCGCCGTCGACGTCGTCGCGGTCCTCGGAGCGCCACTCGCCAACAGCGGGGGGCCAGTGACTGGCGATGGCGGCCTGGCCGTCACGCGGTTCCGCGTCGGCCGCCCGCCCACCGTTGTGTTCGCGACCCCTGCGCTGACTGGGCTGAGTCCCGCCGCGGTGCACAGTTTGGCTGCCCACGAGCTAGCGCACGTGATCCGCCGCGAACACGGCTCGGCCGCGGGCCGCTACGTGTGGCTGGTCGGCTATCTGGTGCTGATGGTGGCCGGCGCCGGTCTCAGCGTGACCGCGCTGGCGACGTCACCGCAGCTGGGCGGCCTGGCGCTGATGGCCACGCTGGCCACCGCAGTCATGTTCCTGGGCCTCCAGGTCGCCTTCGACCGGCGCGAGGAGATCGCCGCAGACCTGTTCGCAGCCGAACTGACCCACGACCTCGAGGCGGCCGCCGAGCTGATGCGGTTCCTCGACGAGTACGTGACAAGGCCGCTGCTCGATGGGCGGTCCGCTCGAGCAGTGACCCGCCTCGATCGACGCTGGTTCGCAACTCACCCACCGGCAACGGCGCGGCTCGCGGCGATGCGCAGCCACCTGGTTCACCGGCACGGACGGT